Genomic window (Bombus vancouverensis nearcticus chromosome 2, iyBomVanc1_principal, whole genome shotgun sequence):
ATGTTAGTGTCATAGAAAATTGTATCCGAGATTTGAAAATGATCAACGCTCTAAATTGTAAGCAGTATGCATAGTACATAGCAcacatttacatttacatatgtacatgtatgtataccAATAATGAACTGTATTTTATACACCGTGTTTCCttcatatttataataatcCAAAGAATATATTGGTTAATCTATATAAGCAATATAAGCCAATAATATTGCGTTGTTTCTTAACTCGTTTCCTAATCCCATACgtaataataatgttaatcgaAATTTTTAGTATGTTTGCACATACATAATTCGCTGTTCAACTCTGTTATCATTTAAGTTAAATTGGCTGCAGTTTGGTTGCGCTAGTGTTGCTGCTAGTAATACGCCAGTGCTGCTACGTGGATGCGATTGCCAGAATTATTAGTCGATTTCAAGTCCAAGTATCGTTGGATGTGTTGAGGAGTCGTCTGCGATACAATAAATATGGCGTACCGTGGTGTGAAAGGTTCTGATCCGTTTGTTTCGAAAACATCGCGAAATGAACGTTTTGCGCAAATGTCAAAGCAAGAGCAAATTATTCAGCAAAAAAAGCTTGAAATACAAGCAAAGATGCAAGAGCAAAAAGCAAAAGAAGCTGTGGAAAACTTGAAAAAGACAAATACGATAGCTCCGAATTTgatagaaaataaaacgaattcTTCCAAGTAAGTAGAGCTATATCACTTCCagaataatttcatatttattattgcgTGAATAGATTCcctttttgtaatttttcgtaTTAACTGTTAACACTTTAACTTAATTAGTTTTCATGTGTGAATAAAACTGCAGTGTGGATGTCAAAATACTGATAACAAGCTGACAGGGTTatggaaatatttatgtattatagTAATAGTTTTAGTCTTttgttatttgttgtaaataatcACCTGTTGATTTAGTACTTTgatttagtaatattttatatctatatctGTATCTAACGTCTTATGTTTCATTACAGAAAAGACGAAAACAAGCCAGTGATATCTCaaaccattaatttatttgCTAATGATGGGAGCTTTTTGgatcaatttaaaaaaattgcaaGTAATAAGGTAACAGGAAAAACAGAGACGATGTTTCCTTTGAAGATAGaagaaaaaatggaagaaaGTGCACAGGATaaggaacgaagaagaaataaCGACAGAAATACAGACTGGGAAAATAGGAAAGACCGCAGGAGGGAGGATTCTCATTGGGAAAAGAGTTCTGACAAAAGACATAGCTCTTCTTCCAGTCCGTCTCCTACTAAACGTTCAGCATCTCAAGGTCCAGAAGCTAGACATTCATTTAATCAAGTAACTTCTAACGATCAACGTATGCAGCACAGCAATCAACAGTTTCTTTCTCGGAATGGAAATCTATCTGCTGTTCCATCCCTTGCATCTCAACCTATAACGTATCTCACAGGTGTACCATCACCTAATGTGAGAAGTATCGTAACCAACGTACCTCCtccaaatttatcaaaaatgCCTCCTCCGAAAAGTATGTGTAGCACTTTCCCTAGACTGGATGACCAATCTGGAGATCCAAGAATGCCAATAACATCACCTCATACAGTCCGTCCACTTCCACCTCCACCTCCACCTCCTATACCTGTGCAACCTGTTCCACCAAACACCAGCGTACCTCCACCAAATATTCATATTTCTCGGACAATGCCATCTAATTTACAAAGtttaccaccaccaccaccaccaccttcAACCGTTCCATTAGCATCTTTATTATCTACATCGTCATTAACGTTGCCAACGTCATCAACGTCGCCAACATCGTCATTGCTGTTATCATccccaccaccaccaccaccactaccacaATCGTCCCCATTATTCTCATTATCATCTTCCTGCTCTACTTCTTCTGCTATCATGCCCTGTTGCCCCaattcctcctcctccttctcctcctccacttcttcctcttcttcgtttACATTGACATCAACAACACTACAACTACCTTCATTGCTAAAATCGCCATTGCCGTCGCCATCGCCATCGTCATCGTCACCGTCATCATCGTCCTCGTCATCGTCCTCAGCATCATCGTCATTGACGCCATCGTTGTTACCGTCCTCTTCGTCATCATCGTCGTCATTATCCTCATCGACATTATTattatcgtcgtcgtcgtcgtcgtcgtcgtcgtcgccgccgtcATTgttgccgccgccgccgccgttgtcgtcgtcgtcgtcgctgtCGCCGTCGCCGTCATTgttgccgccgccgccgccgtcgtcgtcgtcgtcattgttgccgccgccgccgtcgccgtcgccgtcgccgtcgccgtcgccgtcgtcgtcgtcgtcgtcgtcgtcgtcgtcctcgtcgtcgtcgtcgtcgtcgtcatcgacgtcgtcgtcgtcgtcgtcgttgtcgtcgttacCGTCATCATCGCCATCAACTTCTTTGTCATTATCTTCGTTATCGTCCACATTATTGGTATCATCAGAATCGAGTACGCGACGACACTTAGCTTCAACCGGACAGCAATGCGGTGTACCACCTCCTACACCATTA
Coding sequences:
- the LOC117162371 gene encoding uncharacterized protein LOC117162371 isoform X2 encodes the protein MAYRGVKGSDPFVSKTSRNERFAQMSKQEQIIQQKKLEIQAKMQEQKAKEAVENLKKTNTIAPNLIENKTNSSKKDENKPVISQTINLFANDGSFLDQFKKIASNKVTGKTETMFPLKIEEKMEESAQDKERRRNNDRNTDWENRKDRRREDSHWEKSSDKRHSSSSSPSPTKRSASQGPEARHSFNQVTSNDQRMQHSNQQFLSRNGNLSAVPSLASQPITYLTGVPSPNVRSIVTNVPPPNLSKMPPPKSMCSTFPRLDDQSGDPRMPITSPHTVRPLPPPPPPPIPVQPVPPNTSVPPPNIHISRTMPSNLQSLPPPPPPPSTVPLASLLSTSSLTLPTSSTSPTSSLLLSSPPPPPPLPQSSPLFSLSSSCSTSSAIMPCCPNSSSSFSSSTSSSSSFTLTSTTLQLPSLLKSPLPSPSPSSSSPSSSSSSSSSASSSLTPSLLPSSSSSSSSLSSSTLLLSSSSSSSSSSPPSLLPPPPPLSSSSSLSPSPSLLPPPPPSSSSSLLPPPPSPSPSPSPSPSSSSSSSSSSSSSSSSSSSTSSSSSSLSSLPSSSPSTSLSLSSLSSTLLVSSESSTRRHLASTGQQCGVPPPTPLQPMNLPPPNIPPPNMLPTMTQMPPSIMSIPATQTIVVSVPNASNVPNVPNVPPPNVISSVMMSAPPPVHNVASNMNSIPAPNLNIPPPNVPPPSLIPNARPPLSLMSTSYPLPNQVAQVPMGPPNVQVPPPVRPLTDLQASEQLEAEQLARIVADCGDEIEQEAREKNAQDPKLWFLHQKQSAAYMQYRGLVAKFRTEKSVKENKNAGAELYCPEEALSDNDDSDQGPTANKHVSPQKKKRERESDNNSTDRSKEDNKEERKRKRRSRWGDPDNKVPVAEMNTLTSHNKQQSSSGFSQPGIAIPGQIGQPAVIIPSPKVQRTETKNPMLTKISRNDPALIQYARQTFGTLDLTEEQWKKAEDHYKINLLYQNLLRKREEVRRLEAQGKHKYEYDSDEETEGGTWEHKLRSAEMEATQMWAEELTAQAEGKHHIGDFLPPDELKKFMEQYNAVKQGKEPDLSDYKEYKLKEDNIGFQMLQKLGWSEGQGLGSEGNGRIEPINKATNRFDSAGLGSERPDGVSRDDDEFDAYRKRMMLAYRFRPNPLNNPRRPYY
- the LOC117162371 gene encoding uncharacterized protein LOC117162371 isoform X1 — protein: MAYRGVKGSDPFVSKTSRNERFAQMSKQEQIIQQKKLEIQAKMQEQKAKEAVENLKKTNTIAPNLIENKTNSSKKDENKPVISQTINLFANDGSFLDQFKKIASNKVTGKTETMFPLKIEEKMEESAQDKERRRNNDRNTDWENRKDRRREDSHWEKSSDKRHSSSSSPSPTKRSASQGPEARHSFNQVTSNDQRMQHSNQQFLSRNGNLSAVPSLASQPITYLTGVPSPNVRSIVTNVPPPNLSKMPPPKSMCSTFPRLDDQSGDPRMPITSPHTVRPLPPPPPPPIPVQPVPPNTSVPPPNIHISRTMPSNLQSLPPPPPPPSTVPLASLLSTSSLTLPTSSTSPTSSLLLSSPPPPPPLPQSSPLFSLSSSCSTSSAIMPCCPNSSSSFSSSTSSSSSFTLTSTTLQLPSLLKSPLPSPSPSSSSPSSSSSSSSSASSSLTPSLLPSSSSSSSSLSSSTLLLSSSSSSSSSSPPSLLPPPPPLSSSSSLSPSPSLLPPPPPSSSSSLLPPPPSPSPSPSPSPSSSSSSSSSSSSSSSSSSSTSSSSSSLSSLPSSSPSTSLSLSSLSSTLLVSSESSTRRHLASTGQQCGVPPPTPLQPMNLPPPNIPPPNMLPTMTQMPPSIMSIPATQTIVVSVPNASNVPNVPNVPPPNVISSVMMSAPPPVHNVASNMNSIPAPNLNIPPPNVPPPSLIPNARPPLSLMSTSYPLPNQVAQVPMGPPNVQVPPPVRPLTDLQASEQLVCPVEAEQLARIVADCGDEIEQEAREKNAQDPKLWFLHQKQSAAYMQYRGLVAKFRTEKSVKENKNAGAELYCPEEALSDNDDSDQGPTANKHVSPQKKKRERESDNNSTDRSKEDNKEERKRKRRSRWGDPDNKVPVAEMNTLTSHNKQQSSSGFSQPGIAIPGQIGQPAVIIPSPKVQRTETKNPMLTKISRNDPALIQYARQTFGTLDLTEEQWKKAEDHYKINLLYQNLLRKREEVRRLEAQGKHKYEYDSDEETEGGTWEHKLRSAEMEATQMWAEELTAQAEGKHHIGDFLPPDELKKFMEQYNAVKQGKEPDLSDYKEYKLKEDNIGFQMLQKLGWSEGQGLGSEGNGRIEPINKATNRFDSAGLGSERPDGVSRDDDEFDAYRKRMMLAYRFRPNPLNNPRRPYY